A stretch of the Comamonas testosteroni TK102 genome encodes the following:
- a CDS encoding sterol desaturase family protein, which yields MIAVLEYLVYPLIALLFVAVFTREVIAPASRNLCDRRWLIYSSALGALTLVCTLALGWLLEDRIRQHALLDVGARWNPLLVGLLSFFITSFVFYWWHRATHASDLLWRVFHQLHHSARRIEVLTSFYAHPLDSCAAMLLSVISSYWVLGASPAAAAVALGLTAAFDLFTHADIRTPRWLGYVLQRPEMHTVHHQHGHHAQNYGLPLWDMLFGTWTNPAERAQQLGFDDDKSERVAEMLLWRDVHQSAPACGRRKSS from the coding sequence ATGATTGCCGTGCTGGAGTACCTGGTCTATCCGCTGATTGCGCTGCTGTTCGTGGCGGTCTTCACGCGCGAGGTGATTGCGCCCGCCTCGCGCAATCTCTGCGACCGGCGCTGGCTGATCTACAGCAGCGCCCTGGGCGCGCTGACGCTGGTCTGCACGCTGGCGCTGGGCTGGTTGCTGGAAGACCGGATTCGCCAGCATGCGCTGCTGGATGTGGGCGCACGCTGGAACCCGCTGCTGGTGGGCTTGCTGAGCTTTTTCATCACCAGCTTTGTCTTTTACTGGTGGCACCGCGCCACCCACGCCTCCGACCTGCTGTGGCGGGTGTTCCACCAGTTGCATCACAGCGCGCGGCGCATCGAGGTGCTGACCTCGTTCTATGCCCATCCGCTGGACTCCTGCGCCGCCATGCTGCTGAGCGTGATCTCCAGCTACTGGGTGCTGGGCGCCAGCCCGGCGGCGGCGGCCGTGGCCCTGGGGCTGACGGCGGCCTTCGATCTGTTCACCCATGCCGACATACGCACGCCGCGCTGGCTCGGCTATGTGCTGCAGCGCCCGGAAATGCATACCGTGCACCATCAGCATGGCCACCATGCGCAGAACTACGGCCTGCCGCTATGGGACATGCTGTTCGGCACCTGGACCAACCCCGCCGAGCGTGCGCAGCAACTGGGCTTTGATGACGACAAGTCCGAACGCGTGGCCGAGATGCTGCTGTGGCGCGATGTGCACCAGAGTGCGCCCGCTTGCGGGCGCCGCAAGTCATCCTGA
- a CDS encoding transporter substrate-binding domain-containing protein, with product MGKSLKWAGLAAALVCAGSAMAAGKTEAASSTIGANIDTAVELSASPTLQRWQAGGTVVLGVREAAVPMSYAIGANEKFVGYHMDLCERVVHAIAPRAQLRYMVLTPQNTMPLINNGTADFNCASMTNNLTRQKQVAFGLTTYVSEVRMAVRADSGITSFKQLQGRNVGAITGTTAVQILRKYASDNELNFKTLMSKDQFESFLMLESGRVDAFVLDDNMLAGVIGQSKNPKGYKIVGEVIGAEPIAIQFSKNDPQIKKAVDGAILQMIRSGELHKLYNKWFMQPIAPKSVNLNLPMGEVLKKQLAAPNDTPLEQFVLPQ from the coding sequence ATGGGCAAGTCGTTGAAATGGGCCGGGCTGGCAGCAGCGCTGGTATGTGCGGGTTCTGCCATGGCTGCGGGCAAGACCGAGGCGGCGAGCTCCACTATCGGTGCCAATATCGACACGGCGGTGGAACTGTCCGCATCGCCCACGCTGCAGCGCTGGCAGGCAGGCGGCACCGTGGTGCTGGGGGTACGGGAGGCTGCGGTTCCCATGTCCTACGCGATCGGCGCCAACGAGAAGTTCGTCGGCTATCACATGGACCTCTGCGAGCGGGTGGTGCATGCGATCGCGCCCAGGGCCCAGCTCAGATACATGGTGCTGACGCCGCAGAACACCATGCCGCTGATCAACAACGGCACGGCCGATTTCAACTGCGCCAGCATGACCAACAACCTCACGCGCCAGAAGCAGGTTGCGTTCGGCCTGACCACCTATGTCAGCGAGGTGCGCATGGCCGTGCGTGCCGATTCCGGCATCACCTCGTTCAAGCAGCTGCAGGGGCGCAATGTGGGTGCTATCACCGGCACGACGGCAGTGCAGATTCTGCGCAAGTACGCCAGCGACAACGAGTTGAACTTCAAGACGCTGATGAGCAAGGACCAGTTCGAGAGCTTTCTGATGCTGGAGTCGGGTCGCGTCGATGCCTTTGTGCTGGACGACAACATGCTGGCCGGCGTGATCGGGCAGAGCAAGAATCCCAAGGGCTACAAGATTGTGGGCGAGGTGATCGGTGCCGAGCCGATTGCCATCCAGTTCAGCAAGAACGACCCGCAGATCAAGAAGGCCGTGGACGGCGCCATTTTGCAGATGATCCGCTCGGGCGAGCTCCACAAGCTCTACAACAAATGGTTCATGCAGCCCATTGCACCCAAGAGCGTGAACCTGAACCTGCCCATGGGCGAGGTGCTCAAGAAGCAGCTGGCCGCACCCAACGATACGCCGCTGGAGCAGTTCGTATTGCCCCAATAA
- a CDS encoding acyltransferase family protein, translated as MVESAFKLRYNPALDGLRGIAIVLVLLSHAHAPMFDGAFFGVDLFFVLSGFLITSLLLMEYQQHGKLDYWRFYRRRFFRLMPALALFLLAYCVFAPFIWPDLTDIYSDALVSILYLADYGIAFFDSPDTLLHMWSLSVEEHFYLIWPPLLVLLLRKATPGRVWAPLAALWLLSTLWRIFWVVQGQQFYEIFFRFDTRASGLLAGALLAALMMERPQWIERLQSLRAYTMWFVLAVPLIMELEWDNQHAMVWGVTVVECAALVVLLAVQKPTGLVYEMLTAPMLIKLGQLSYGIYLWHYPVVRYLRADYSWPVTVVAGLLISTALSALSFYTVERWAMRHRDLGAGKKPMRQHKPRQEPALREATRGS; from the coding sequence TTGGTGGAGTCGGCGTTCAAGCTGCGCTACAACCCAGCGCTCGATGGATTGAGAGGCATAGCCATTGTGCTGGTGCTGCTCTCGCACGCACATGCCCCGATGTTCGACGGCGCCTTCTTCGGCGTCGATCTGTTCTTCGTGCTCAGCGGCTTTCTGATCACCTCGCTGCTGCTGATGGAATATCAGCAGCATGGCAAGCTCGATTACTGGCGCTTTTACCGTCGCCGCTTCTTCCGGCTCATGCCTGCGCTGGCGCTGTTTCTGCTCGCGTACTGCGTGTTCGCGCCGTTCATCTGGCCAGACCTCACGGATATCTATTCGGACGCCCTGGTCTCCATCCTCTACCTGGCTGACTACGGCATTGCCTTCTTCGACAGTCCGGACACGCTGCTGCATATGTGGTCGCTGTCGGTGGAGGAGCATTTCTATCTGATCTGGCCGCCGCTGCTGGTCCTGCTGCTACGCAAGGCCACGCCGGGCCGGGTCTGGGCGCCGCTTGCGGCGCTGTGGCTGTTGAGCACGCTGTGGCGTATCTTCTGGGTGGTGCAGGGCCAGCAGTTCTACGAGATCTTCTTCCGATTCGATACGCGGGCCTCGGGTTTGCTGGCCGGTGCCCTGCTGGCGGCGCTGATGATGGAGCGCCCCCAATGGATAGAGCGTCTGCAGTCGTTGCGCGCCTACACCATGTGGTTTGTGCTGGCCGTGCCCTTGATCATGGAGCTGGAATGGGACAACCAGCACGCCATGGTCTGGGGTGTCACGGTGGTGGAGTGCGCCGCCCTGGTCGTGCTGCTGGCCGTGCAAAAGCCCACGGGTCTGGTCTATGAAATGCTGACGGCGCCAATGCTCATCAAGCTGGGCCAGCTGTCCTACGGCATCTACCTCTGGCATTACCCGGTGGTACGCTATCTGCGTGCCGATTACTCCTGGCCCGTGACTGTGGTCGCGGGCCTGCTGATCTCGACTGCGCTGTCGGCCCTGTCGTTCTACACGGTGGAGCGCTGGGCCATGCGCCACCGCGACCTGGGTGCGGGCAAAAAGCCCATGCGCCAGCACAAGCCGCGCCAGGAGCCCGCGCTGCGCGAGGCTACGCGCGGCTCGTGA
- a CDS encoding VOC family protein, protein MFSHIMLGVNDLESSKRFYDALLGQLGIAPGVANKNRFFYRSPTGVFAISTPINGETASSGNGATTGFLAQSTDQVNAAHAAGLAAGGVSIEDAPGWRGDSMYLAYLRDPDGNKICLAYRPAKA, encoded by the coding sequence ATGTTTAGCCACATCATGCTGGGTGTAAATGATCTGGAGTCCAGCAAGCGCTTTTACGACGCGCTGCTGGGCCAGCTGGGCATTGCGCCCGGCGTTGCCAACAAGAACCGCTTCTTCTACCGCAGCCCCACGGGCGTGTTTGCCATCTCTACGCCCATCAACGGCGAAACGGCCAGCTCGGGCAATGGCGCGACCACGGGCTTTCTGGCCCAGTCCACCGATCAGGTGAACGCGGCCCATGCGGCGGGCCTGGCAGCGGGCGGTGTATCTATCGAGGACGCGCCGGGCTGGCGTGGCGATTCCATGTATCTGGCCTATCTGCGCGACCCCGACGGCAACAAGATCTGTCTGGCCTATCGCCCCGCGAAGGCATGA
- a CDS encoding tRNA-uridine aminocarboxypropyltransferase, with translation MPASTPLSPAALTPQKTVASTLPPHAVSRLRQARLARSTRPFLARGGPKGERCEGCRLRPSHCMCALRPELATRAAFCLLMHDAEPLKPSNTGWLIADVVKDTHAFGWSRTEQDPQLEVLLADPQWQPYVVFPGEYAEPAERVLETLDGGDSRALQPGRRPLFILLDATWSEARKMFRKSPYLDGFPVLSLNPDLISRYQLRRSKRDDHFCTSEVAALCLELVGDAGDVQAGQVLESYLGVFTERYLRAKHQQPVDEASSVHQRLRELTGAAPAKRDV, from the coding sequence TTGCCTGCTTCCACGCCTTTGTCCCCTGCCGCTCTGACTCCGCAGAAAACCGTTGCCTCCACGCTGCCCCCGCATGCCGTCTCGCGCTTGCGCCAGGCACGGCTGGCGCGCAGCACGCGTCCGTTTCTGGCGCGTGGCGGCCCCAAGGGCGAGCGCTGCGAGGGCTGCCGCTTGCGCCCTTCCCACTGCATGTGCGCGCTGCGCCCCGAGCTGGCCACGCGCGCGGCCTTCTGCCTGCTGATGCATGATGCCGAGCCGCTCAAGCCCAGCAACACGGGCTGGCTGATTGCCGATGTGGTGAAGGACACCCATGCCTTCGGCTGGTCGCGCACCGAGCAGGATCCGCAGCTGGAGGTCTTGCTGGCCGATCCGCAATGGCAGCCCTATGTGGTGTTTCCCGGCGAATATGCGGAGCCTGCCGAGCGTGTGCTGGAGACGCTGGACGGCGGCGACAGCCGTGCGCTGCAGCCCGGCAGACGCCCGCTGTTCATCCTGCTGGACGCGACCTGGTCGGAGGCGCGCAAGATGTTCCGCAAAAGCCCGTATCTCGATGGCTTTCCCGTGCTCAGCCTGAACCCGGACCTGATCTCCCGCTACCAGCTGCGCAGATCCAAGCGCGACGACCATTTCTGCACCAGCGAGGTGGCGGCCCTGTGTCTGGAGCTGGTGGGCGATGCCGGCGATGTGCAGGCCGGCCAGGTGCTGGAGAGCTATCTGGGCGTGTTCACCGAGCGCTATCTGCGGGCCAAGCACCAGCAGCCGGTCGATGAAGCCAGCAGCGTCCATCAGCGCCTGCGTGAACTGACGGGGGCGGCCCCCGCCAAACGCGACGTGTGA
- a CDS encoding class I SAM-dependent methyltransferase: protein MQSASNEWFDEAYYQRFYFDKKTSVIDPEHARRLGAFVCSYLAYLRVPVQRVLDVGCGIGLWREAVQKHFPGVQYQGVEFSPYLCERYGWEQGSVVDWQPKDGQPFDLVICQGVLPYLSPADLKKALANLGRLSRGGLYIEAVAREDYERDIIDEELTDPRLYRHRAELYRRGLQPHFKELGGGVWLSRSGDMPLFELECVGG from the coding sequence GTGCAATCAGCAAGCAACGAGTGGTTTGACGAGGCGTATTACCAGCGCTTTTACTTTGACAAAAAGACCAGCGTGATCGATCCCGAGCACGCGCGGCGGCTGGGTGCGTTTGTCTGCTCGTATCTTGCGTATCTGCGCGTGCCCGTGCAGCGGGTGCTTGATGTGGGCTGCGGCATAGGCCTGTGGCGCGAGGCGGTGCAAAAGCACTTTCCGGGCGTGCAGTATCAGGGCGTGGAGTTCAGTCCCTATCTCTGCGAGCGCTATGGCTGGGAGCAGGGCTCGGTGGTGGATTGGCAGCCCAAAGATGGTCAGCCTTTCGATCTGGTGATCTGCCAGGGCGTGCTGCCCTATCTGAGCCCGGCCGACCTGAAAAAGGCGCTGGCCAATCTGGGCCGGCTGTCGCGTGGCGGTCTCTACATCGAGGCCGTGGCACGTGAGGACTACGAGCGCGACATCATCGACGAGGAGCTGACCGACCCGCGCCTGTATCGTCACCGCGCCGAGTTGTACCGCCGCGGCCTGCAGCCTCACTTCAAGGAGCTGGGCGGCGGTGTCTGGCTCAGCCGAAGCGGCGATATGCCGCTGTTCGAGCTGGAGTGCGTGGGAGGCTGA
- a CDS encoding flavin reductase family protein produces MLPDHFTPVPLDKSYRLLNHGPTVIVSAQHAGERNAMSAAWACALDFAPPKISVVLDKATRTRALVEGSGLFAVQLPTVPQAALTVGIGTDSAVTEPRKLVKHGVQLFDAPGFDVPLVAGCAAWLVCKLIHEPHNQQSYDLFIAEVVGAWADERVFRNGHWEFGSAPAELRTLHYVAGGQFFAIGESVLVK; encoded by the coding sequence ATGCTGCCAGACCATTTCACCCCGGTTCCCCTGGACAAGTCCTACCGCCTGCTCAATCACGGCCCCACGGTCATCGTCTCGGCCCAGCACGCGGGCGAGCGCAATGCCATGAGCGCGGCCTGGGCCTGCGCGCTCGATTTCGCGCCGCCCAAGATCAGCGTCGTGCTCGACAAGGCCACGCGCACGCGTGCGCTGGTCGAGGGCAGCGGCCTCTTTGCCGTGCAACTGCCCACCGTGCCCCAGGCCGCGCTGACGGTGGGCATAGGCACGGACAGCGCCGTCACGGAACCGCGCAAGCTCGTCAAACATGGCGTGCAGCTTTTCGACGCACCGGGCTTCGATGTACCGCTGGTGGCTGGCTGCGCCGCCTGGCTGGTCTGCAAGCTGATTCACGAGCCGCACAACCAGCAGAGCTATGACCTGTTCATCGCCGAAGTCGTGGGCGCCTGGGCCGACGAGCGCGTGTTCCGCAACGGACACTGGGAGTTCGGCTCCGCCCCCGCCGAGCTGCGCACCCTGCACTATGTGGCCGGGGGGCAGTTCTTTGCGATCGGCGAATCGGTGCTGGTGAAGTAG